The following are encoded together in the Hypnocyclicus thermotrophus genome:
- a CDS encoding Rha family transcriptional regulator — protein sequence MRELIPKDQYGVFADRKDTARVDSLYVAEFFEKQHKHVLRDIARITEPKSGLSEDFIHSNFKSDFYKDSTGRKLPCYFMTRDGFTMLVMGYTGQKAMKFKELYIRRFNEMESFIKTLVSARQEFPLLTSNIKLLHENPKPYHFSNECNMLNRIVIGMTAKQFRLANGIEKGKSIRPYLSDEQITMLDTLQKVDVGLLVAIPDYGQRKRYLEWYKLKMEENKN from the coding sequence ATGAGAGAATTAATACCTAAAGATCAATACGGAGTGTTTGCCGACAGAAAGGATACTGCAAGAGTAGACAGTTTATATGTGGCAGAGTTCTTTGAAAAACAACACAAACATGTTCTGCGGGATATTGCAAGAATTACTGAGCCCAAATCTGGGCTGAGTGAAGATTTTATTCATTCTAATTTTAAATCTGATTTTTATAAGGACAGTACAGGCAGAAAGCTACCCTGTTATTTTATGACACGAGACGGCTTTACAATGTTGGTGATGGGATACACAGGGCAAAAAGCAATGAAGTTCAAAGAACTTTACATTCGCAGGTTCAACGAGATGGAGAGTTTCATTAAAACCCTTGTATCTGCAAGACAAGAATTTCCATTGTTGACCTCAAACATAAAGCTACTTCATGAAAATCCTAAGCCATATCACTTCAGTAATGAATGTAATATGTTAAATCGCATCGTTATCGGAATGACTGCAAAGCAGTTTAGACTAGCAAATGGCATTGAAAAAGGAAAAAGCATTCGCCCCTATCTATCTGATGAGCAGATTACAATGCTAGATACATTACAAAAAGTAGATGTTGGCTTATTAGTAGCTATTCCAGATTACGGGCAGCGTAAGCGTTATTTGGAATGGTACAAGTTGAAGATGGAAGAAAACAAAAATTAA
- a CDS encoding RNA polymerase sigma factor: protein MKIRVLYEDNIKNGHKFYTTIEIPDNDYSVMLDIDYEQRLAEAKPEKKAEVKRCETVQEMFDLMNSKEYNHWRRYHRHLGNPKTPYRKDDESEDETDVMDTIADDTQEIERNHQYEYEDVCQKIRSALGKKQEWADIFIAVRIDGTPIREYAKSLGVNENNITKKLKRAEKKLKEIFEKCQI from the coding sequence ATGAAGATTCGAGTTTTATATGAAGACAACATCAAAAACGGTCACAAGTTCTACACCACAATTGAAATTCCAGATAATGATTACAGTGTCATGCTAGATATTGACTATGAGCAACGTCTTGCAGAGGCAAAGCCAGAAAAGAAGGCAGAAGTAAAGCGTTGTGAGACTGTACAGGAAATGTTTGACCTCATGAACAGTAAAGAATACAACCACTGGCGTAGATATCATAGACATCTTGGCAATCCAAAGACTCCCTACCGCAAGGATGATGAATCTGAGGATGAAACTGACGTAATGGATACCATTGCAGACGATACACAAGAAATTGAACGTAATCACCAATATGAATATGAGGATGTATGTCAAAAAATACGTTCTGCTCTTGGTAAAAAACAGGAATGGGCAGACATCTTTATTGCAGTAAGAATCGATGGAACTCCTATAAGAGAATATGCCAAGAGCTTAGGTGTAAATGAAAATAACATTACAAAAAAACTAAAACGCGCAGAGAAAAAATTAAAAGAAATTTTTGAAAAATGTCAGATTTGA
- a CDS encoding helix-turn-helix domain-containing protein: MAGNRSFRDYVADRFENEMYAAIQSYATDNYNNLDLQLYRVRKIGGIELSDIEVKFVSVSDLPDMEIEFDVVVGVELEVREADYHYDESEYCSQWFTLKCSGNLECNLNDFAILSVAEYTNKNKQPKPMSDALVPIIYKNQLEEIATQFLKDYYPKALLQPMPVDPMELAKGMGLNIEVRNITKDCSVFGQIFFHNSTSEFYDKDSDELVSVDVNEKTIFVDPETYFLYNLGKVNNTIIHECVHWDKHRKAFELERLYNSEASRIKCQAIGGVAGNSRDATEWMEWQANALAPRIQMPMGMFKTQAWKFIKQFRESTGKFDIIDVIEPVIDALSTFFCVSRTAAKIRMVDAGFEEAIGTFTYIDGRYVATHRFKKGILKEHQTFSISAEEAAIQSITNQKLSRLVGDGSYQYVDAHFVFNHPKYLTQDDNEFTILTDYARNHMEECCLVFDMTVKSGTKKDYHSVCFLNKDKDSTVSFNIVYGDGYAYADHDKQIKLVEDVVMDEMRVYKSLPNDFCESLKVVLKWRGITYKELEKKIMVDDQTISRIANGKRDPSINTLVLICLGLHLPPNISKHIIDKSPCTLNFCKQEHIWYDFALTHLSKQSMESIFDFLHDHNIAV; encoded by the coding sequence ATGGCGGGTAATCGTTCTTTTAGGGATTATGTGGCAGATAGGTTCGAAAATGAAATGTATGCTGCTATACAGAGTTATGCCACGGATAATTATAATAATTTGGATTTACAGCTATATAGAGTTAGAAAGATAGGTGGTATAGAATTATCAGATATAGAAGTAAAGTTTGTATCTGTTAGTGATTTACCAGATATGGAAATAGAATTTGATGTCGTTGTTGGGGTTGAACTGGAAGTTCGTGAGGCAGATTATCATTATGATGAATCGGAATATTGTAGTCAGTGGTTTACGCTGAAATGTTCTGGAAATCTGGAGTGTAATTTAAATGACTTTGCAATTTTAAGTGTAGCTGAGTATACCAACAAAAATAAACAACCCAAACCTATGTCAGATGCTCTTGTGCCAATTATTTATAAAAATCAGCTAGAAGAGATAGCAACACAGTTTTTAAAGGATTATTATCCTAAAGCATTGTTACAACCCATGCCAGTTGATCCAATGGAACTTGCTAAGGGAATGGGCTTGAATATTGAAGTAAGGAATATCACAAAGGATTGCTCTGTTTTTGGCCAAATATTTTTTCATAATAGTACATCTGAGTTTTATGATAAAGACTCAGATGAATTAGTGTCAGTAGATGTAAATGAAAAAACCATATTTGTTGACCCTGAAACTTATTTTTTGTATAACCTAGGTAAAGTTAATAATACCATCATCCATGAGTGTGTTCATTGGGATAAACATCGAAAGGCTTTTGAACTTGAGCGTTTGTACAATAGTGAAGCTAGTAGAATTAAGTGCCAAGCTATTGGTGGTGTTGCTGGCAATAGTAGAGACGCGACAGAATGGATGGAATGGCAGGCAAATGCACTTGCTCCGAGAATCCAAATGCCAATGGGTATGTTCAAAACTCAGGCATGGAAATTTATTAAACAATTTCGAGAATCAACTGGGAAGTTTGATATTATTGATGTTATTGAACCTGTTATAGATGCATTATCAACCTTTTTCTGTGTATCTCGTACTGCAGCAAAAATTCGAATGGTAGATGCTGGATTTGAGGAAGCAATAGGCACATTTACATATATTGATGGAAGATATGTTGCTACACATCGTTTTAAAAAGGGCATATTAAAAGAACATCAGACTTTTTCTATTAGTGCAGAAGAGGCAGCTATACAGAGCATAACAAATCAAAAATTATCTAGACTTGTTGGGGATGGTAGTTATCAATATGTTGATGCACATTTCGTATTTAATCATCCTAAATATTTAACCCAAGATGATAATGAATTTACTATATTAACTGATTACGCTCGTAATCATATGGAAGAATGCTGTCTTGTTTTTGACATGACAGTCAAGTCTGGAACTAAAAAGGATTATCATAGTGTATGTTTTCTCAATAAGGATAAGGATTCAACAGTAAGTTTTAATATCGTATATGGTGATGGTTATGCATATGCTGACCATGATAAACAAATCAAATTAGTAGAAGATGTTGTTATGGATGAAATGAGAGTATATAAGTCTTTGCCAAATGATTTTTGTGAATCATTGAAAGTTGTGTTAAAATGGCGTGGAATTACGTATAAGGAGTTAGAAAAGAAAATTATGGTTGATGACCAGACAATTAGCAGAATTGCGAATGGTAAACGTGATCCTTCTATAAATACGTTGGTATTAATTTGTCTAGGATTACATTTACCACCCAACATCAGTAAGCATATTATTGATAAATCGCCTTGCACTTTAAACTTTTGTAAACAAGAACATATATGGTATGATTTTGCATTGACTCACCTATCAAAGCAATCTATGGAATCAATATTTGACTTTTTACATGACCATAATATTGCAGTATAA
- a CDS encoding helix-turn-helix domain-containing protein, producing the protein MPISYKKLWKLLIDKDMKKKDLQIAAGISSSSITKMAKNQNVNTETLTKVCKALDCDISDIVEIVNDKPPN; encoded by the coding sequence ATGCCTATAAGTTACAAAAAATTATGGAAATTACTTATTGACAAAGATATGAAAAAAAAAGACTTACAGATTGCTGCTGGAATAAGCTCTTCTTCCATCACGAAAATGGCAAAAAATCAGAATGTAAACACTGAAACGTTAACTAAAGTTTGCAAAGCACTTGACTGTGATATTTCTGATATAGTTGAGATTGTAAATGACAAACCTCCTAACTAA
- a CDS encoding DNA cytosine methyltransferase, translated as MLKVFEAFAGYGSQRLALKNANIPHEIVGISEIDGDVIRSYAAIHENLLEERKKELLISDEQMLNFLEKINVPLDYKTFKNKAKNLKGQKLKDMYLANKLSKNFGDIRTINPDKLPDFDFFTYSFPCQDISIAGYQNGLDADSGTRSSLLWECCKIIEKKRPKYLMMENVKNLIGKNHIKNFEEFLLYLKRLGYKNYWDVLNARDYGIPQNRERVFCISILDSHEEFTFPPIRELSIFMNDLLEDDVPINFYLKNNQVSDEPISQDYIYCLDSNYWKGTFLKDFRTKKRRQLVSGPVRDDGKYPARRLTPRETWRFMGVNDADFDKASKLVSNTSLYRQAGNSIVVPVLEAIYKKLFLHKE; from the coding sequence ATGTTAAAAGTATTTGAAGCGTTTGCTGGATATGGAAGTCAACGTCTAGCCCTAAAAAATGCAAACATACCTCATGAGATTGTTGGTATATCAGAAATCGATGGTGATGTAATTCGTTCATATGCTGCAATCCATGAAAATTTATTGGAAGAAAGAAAAAAGGAATTATTGATTTCAGATGAGCAAATGCTTAATTTTCTAGAAAAAATCAATGTTCCACTCGATTATAAGACTTTTAAAAACAAAGCAAAGAATTTAAAGGGTCAAAAGTTAAAAGACATGTATCTTGCTAATAAACTTAGTAAAAATTTTGGGGATATTCGTACAATTAACCCCGATAAATTACCGGACTTTGATTTTTTTACATACTCATTTCCTTGCCAAGATATTTCTATTGCTGGTTATCAAAATGGATTAGATGCAGACTCAGGGACTCGCTCTTCACTTCTTTGGGAATGCTGCAAAATTATTGAAAAAAAGAGGCCGAAATATTTAATGATGGAAAACGTAAAAAACCTAATCGGTAAAAATCACATAAAAAACTTTGAAGAATTCTTACTCTATTTAAAAAGATTAGGATATAAAAACTATTGGGATGTATTAAACGCTCGTGATTATGGAATTCCTCAAAATAGAGAAAGAGTATTTTGTATCAGTATTCTTGATAGCCATGAAGAATTCACGTTTCCACCAATCAGAGAACTATCTATTTTTATGAACGATCTATTAGAAGATGATGTCCCCATTAATTTTTATTTAAAAAATAATCAAGTAAGTGATGAACCTATTAGTCAAGATTATATTTATTGCCTAGATTCAAATTATTGGAAAGGTACATTTTTAAAAGATTTTCGTACTAAAAAAAGACGACAATTAGTATCAGGACCCGTTCGGGATGATGGAAAATATCCAGCAAGGCGACTAACCCCTAGAGAAACTTGGCGATTTATGGGAGTTAATGATGCCGATTTTGATAAGGCTAGTAAATTAGTAAGTAACACAAGTCTATACAGACAAGCTGGAAATAGCATTGTAGTTCCAGTCTTAGAAGCAATATATAAAAAATTATTTTTACATAAGGAGTGA
- a CDS encoding LlaMI family restriction endonuclease, translating into MTNKERIIQLFYANVKGRRPDTTGSNIHHDGREGHWLERQFGISANASNEADLFGYELKNETTSKTTFGDWSANRYIFKTGEYVHCFDGNTASDRQDSFCRIFGKPNPLKGGRYSWSGSPCPTIHGYNNFGQVLIIDNNKDIIAIYSYSQDKRINKSQVVPVELRQDNLEIARWFGEYSPTSKRTDKCLQAKLEDKFNHEGWFTCKKGLDGTYQKICFGEPITYDNWLNLVKKGIVFFDSGMYQGNKRPYSQWRANNSFWDSLIIECYE; encoded by the coding sequence ATGACTAACAAAGAACGAATCATTCAATTATTTTATGCTAATGTAAAAGGAAGACGCCCAGACACAACAGGCTCAAACATTCATCATGATGGTAGAGAAGGTCATTGGTTAGAACGCCAATTCGGAATAAGTGCCAACGCATCAAACGAAGCTGATTTATTTGGATATGAATTAAAAAATGAAACCACAAGTAAGACTACTTTTGGTGATTGGTCTGCAAACAGATATATTTTTAAAACTGGTGAATATGTGCATTGTTTTGATGGCAACACTGCCTCTGATCGCCAAGATAGTTTTTGTAGGATATTTGGTAAACCAAACCCACTTAAAGGTGGTAGATACTCTTGGTCTGGGAGCCCATGCCCAACTATTCATGGTTATAATAATTTTGGACAGGTACTTATAATAGATAATAATAAAGACATTATTGCCATATATTCTTATAGCCAAGATAAGCGTATAAACAAATCACAAGTCGTTCCCGTTGAATTACGACAAGACAATTTAGAAATAGCTAGATGGTTTGGAGAATATTCGCCAACTTCTAAACGAACCGACAAATGTCTTCAGGCCAAATTGGAAGATAAATTTAATCATGAGGGTTGGTTTACTTGTAAAAAAGGTCTAGATGGAACATATCAAAAAATTTGTTTCGGAGAGCCTATAACCTATGATAATTGGTTGAACTTAGTCAAAAAAGGTATTGTGTTTTTTGATAGCGGAATGTACCAAGGAAATAAAAGACCATATTCACAATGGAGAGCTAATAATTCATTTTGGGATAGTTTAATTATAGAATGTTATGAATAA
- a CDS encoding DNA cytosine methyltransferase — translation MSIELTKGQIITNIRKKIDVTRKEFSDALGLSKEEEKELKFWETDKKEVPDEVYKKILAFPTEPPFVAPSIENSRFTQIDLFAGIGGIRLGFQRHGGRTVFSSEWDKFAQKTYRINYGEMPAGDITQIDEKDIPDHDILLAGFPCQPFSQAGLKKGFEDARGTLFFNIAKILREKRPKAFMLENVKQLRGHDKGRTLKVILSILNELNYYVPEPEVLNAYHFGVPQNRERIIIVGFNKDYLPADFVKFKYPKGYVDDSVNVGMILEKEVPDRFTISDKLYQGHLERKKAHKKKGNGFGFCLFNSNSKYTSTISARYYKDGSEALIEQNGKNPRMLTPRECARLQGFPEEFIIAVSNSQAYKQFGNSVCINVIDAVAKSMLDYLGQYRIL, via the coding sequence GTGAGTATTGAATTGACAAAAGGTCAAATTATAACAAATATTAGAAAAAAAATAGATGTTACTCGTAAGGAATTTTCAGATGCTCTTGGTTTAAGCAAAGAAGAAGAAAAAGAATTAAAGTTTTGGGAAACTGACAAGAAGGAAGTTCCAGATGAGGTTTATAAGAAAATATTAGCCTTTCCCACAGAGCCTCCTTTTGTTGCACCAAGCATAGAAAATAGTAGATTTACTCAGATAGATTTGTTTGCCGGAATTGGTGGTATTAGACTAGGTTTTCAGCGCCATGGCGGTCGAACAGTATTTTCATCAGAATGGGATAAATTTGCTCAAAAAACTTATAGGATAAATTATGGTGAAATGCCCGCAGGAGATATTACGCAAATTGACGAAAAAGATATTCCAGATCATGATATTTTGTTGGCAGGATTTCCGTGCCAACCATTTTCTCAAGCGGGGTTAAAAAAAGGATTTGAAGATGCGCGTGGTACATTATTCTTTAATATTGCTAAAATTTTAAGGGAAAAACGACCAAAAGCATTTATGCTTGAAAATGTGAAACAATTACGTGGCCATGATAAAGGAAGAACTTTGAAAGTAATTCTTTCGATTCTCAATGAACTAAATTATTACGTACCTGAACCGGAAGTATTGAACGCTTACCACTTTGGGGTACCTCAAAATAGAGAACGTATTATTATTGTTGGATTCAATAAAGATTACCTACCGGCTGATTTTGTGAAGTTTAAATATCCAAAGGGTTACGTGGATGACAGTGTTAATGTAGGAATGATTTTAGAAAAGGAAGTACCTGATAGATTTACAATATCAGACAAATTGTATCAAGGTCACTTAGAAAGAAAGAAAGCACATAAAAAGAAAGGAAATGGATTTGGTTTTTGTTTGTTTAATTCAAACAGCAAGTATACGAGCACCATTAGTGCAAGATATTATAAGGATGGAAGCGAAGCATTAATTGAGCAAAATGGGAAGAATCCTAGAATGTTAACCCCACGAGAATGTGCTAGATTACAAGGCTTTCCTGAAGAATTTATTATTGCTGTTTCAAATTCTCAAGCTTATAAGCAGTTTGGTAATTCAGTATGTATTAACGTTATTGATGCAGTTGCTAAAAGCATGCTTGATTATTTAGGTCAATATAGGATTTTATAA
- a CDS encoding helix-turn-helix domain-containing protein — MKLHCRLSTLMGEHRFSIQEVHERTKLSRTTVSNLYNDKATRINYKTIEKLCSLFDCEVAELLYIDDCKKGEGEEIK; from the coding sequence ATGAAACTTCATTGCAGGTTATCAACTTTGATGGGAGAACATAGATTTTCAATACAAGAAGTACACGAGAGAACTAAACTTTCTAGAACGACAGTTTCTAATCTGTATAATGATAAGGCTACTAGGATTAATTATAAAACCATTGAAAAATTATGTTCGCTCTTTGATTGTGAGGTAGCAGAATTGTTATACATAGATGATTGTAAAAAAGGAGAAGGAGAAGAAATAAAATAA
- the rlmD gene encoding 23S rRNA (uracil(1939)-C(5))-methyltransferase RlmD encodes MLKIGDLIEVSIDKIVFGGEGLGYYNDIAIFVPMSVPGDKLKVEIISNKKTYARGLIKKVIKPSIDRVSSEKISFEDYHGCDFAMINYEKQIEYKKEMVKEVFSRIAKIDNIQFDKVLLANTIFNYRNKVIEQIGYRNGKVISGFYKRRSHEIFEVKDNYLQPKEINKIFTYLKNRFSEKKLTIYDERKHKGMLRNLMARVNSNGEIMLVVIIKGNIIKELKKILKDTYNKYKNVISIYISINNNKTNFALGNKNILLYGEETIKENLFDINFNISPTSFFQINIEQTKKLYELAISYFNNINNKNIVDAYSGTGTIGMILSKQAKKIFSIELAESSSKDAEKTAKENNISNITFINDTVENGLTKLLNSDEKIDSIIFDPPRKGIDKNSLQEVIDKNINELVYISCNPSTLARDIGILVENGYKLMNLSIVDMFPQTSHVETVVLMSRV; translated from the coding sequence ATGCTGAAAATAGGAGATTTGATAGAGGTAAGTATTGATAAAATAGTTTTTGGCGGAGAAGGACTAGGATATTATAATGATATTGCAATTTTTGTGCCAATGTCTGTTCCAGGAGATAAATTGAAAGTGGAGATAATTTCAAATAAAAAAACTTATGCAAGAGGACTTATAAAAAAAGTAATAAAGCCTTCAATAGATAGAGTAAGTAGTGAAAAAATAAGTTTTGAAGATTATCATGGTTGTGATTTTGCAATGATAAACTATGAAAAACAAATTGAATATAAAAAAGAAATGGTAAAAGAGGTGTTTTCTAGAATTGCGAAAATTGATAATATTCAATTTGACAAAGTACTTTTAGCTAACACAATATTTAATTATAGAAATAAGGTGATAGAACAAATTGGATATAGAAATGGAAAAGTAATATCTGGATTTTATAAAAGGAGATCACATGAAATATTTGAAGTAAAAGATAATTACCTACAACCAAAAGAAATTAATAAAATTTTTACGTATTTAAAAAATAGATTTTCTGAAAAAAAACTAACTATTTATGATGAAAGAAAACATAAAGGTATGTTAAGAAATTTAATGGCAAGAGTAAATTCTAATGGTGAAATAATGCTTGTAGTAATTATAAAAGGAAACATTATAAAAGAGTTAAAAAAAATACTAAAAGATACTTATAATAAATATAAAAATGTAATTTCTATATATATTTCAATTAATAATAATAAAACAAATTTTGCACTTGGAAATAAAAATATTTTGTTATATGGAGAAGAAACAATAAAAGAAAATTTATTTGATATAAATTTTAATATATCGCCTACATCTTTTTTTCAAATAAATATAGAACAAACAAAAAAATTATATGAATTAGCAATTTCATATTTTAATAATATAAATAATAAAAATATTGTAGATGCATATTCTGGAACTGGAACAATAGGAATGATATTATCTAAACAAGCAAAAAAAATATTTTCTATAGAATTAGCTGAATCATCTTCAAAAGATGCTGAAAAAACAGCAAAAGAAAATAATATATCAAATATTACTTTTATAAATGATACTGTAGAAAATGGGTTAACAAAATTATTAAATAGTGATGAAAAAATAGACTCTATAATTTTTGATCCACCAAGAAAAGGAATAGACAAAAATTCTTTGCAAGAAGTAATAGATAAAAATATAAATGAATTAGTATATATCTCTTGCAATCCTTCTACACTTGCAAGAGATATAGGAATATTAGTAGAAAATGGATATAAACTAATGAATCTATCTATTGTAGATATGTTTCCGCAAACAAGCCATGTGGAGACGGTGGTATTGATGTCAAGGGTGTAG
- a CDS encoding cell division protein FtsL, with product MEEKKNKTLNNIIYILFIFFFLFGIGYTLTIIYKMQLMSENKKLNKKIDELNFEINKINLELDKKIDLKQIEIKAKKMLDMEISDEIIYVKINKEK from the coding sequence ATGGAAGAGAAAAAAAATAAAACATTGAATAATATAATATATATTTTATTTATTTTCTTTTTTTTATTTGGAATAGGATATACATTGACAATTATATATAAAATGCAGCTTATGTCAGAAAATAAAAAACTAAATAAAAAAATAGATGAGTTAAATTTTGAAATAAATAAAATAAATTTAGAATTAGATAAAAAAATTGATTTAAAACAAATAGAAATAAAAGCTAAAAAAATGCTTGATATGGAAATATCAGATGAAATAATATATGTAAAAATAAATAAGGAGAAATAA
- the rsmH gene encoding 16S rRNA (cytosine(1402)-N(4))-methyltransferase RsmH produces MSEIKRRMDLEDKYHIPVLYDETIQNLITNKNGVYVDCTLGGGGHSEGILLNLEEKGKLISIDQDINAIKFAKERLEIFNGRYQIFQDNFKNIDTVVYMAGYDKVDGILMDIGVSSKQLDDATRGFSYKYNAKLDMRMDQSQELSAYEVVNEYPEEELSRIIYKYGEERRARRIAAEIVRARTIKPIETTDELVGIIKKIIKEKTKKHPAKKVFQAIRIEVNKELEVLEQTIDKAISLLKPGGRLAIITFHSLEDRIVKEKFRKLSKECICPPEIPICVCNHKASIKLITRKPIAPSKEEMKTNRRAHSSKLRVCERI; encoded by the coding sequence ATGTCTGAAATAAAAAGAAGAATGGATTTAGAAGATAAATATCATATACCAGTACTTTATGATGAAACAATTCAAAATTTGATTACTAATAAAAATGGAGTATATGTTGATTGTACTCTTGGAGGAGGTGGTCATTCAGAAGGAATTCTTTTAAATTTAGAAGAAAAAGGTAAATTAATATCAATAGATCAAGACATAAATGCTATAAAATTTGCAAAAGAAAGACTTGAAATATTTAATGGTAGATATCAAATATTTCAAGATAATTTTAAAAATATAGATACTGTAGTATATATGGCAGGGTATGATAAAGTGGATGGAATTCTTATGGATATAGGAGTATCATCAAAGCAATTAGATGATGCGACTAGAGGTTTTTCTTATAAATACAATGCAAAACTTGATATGCGAATGGATCAAAGTCAAGAATTATCTGCTTATGAAGTAGTAAATGAATATCCAGAAGAAGAATTATCTAGAATAATTTATAAATATGGCGAAGAAAGAAGAGCGAGAAGAATAGCTGCAGAAATAGTAAGAGCAAGAACAATTAAACCTATTGAGACAACCGATGAATTGGTAGGAATAATAAAAAAGATAATAAAAGAAAAAACAAAAAAACATCCTGCTAAAAAAGTTTTTCAAGCTATAAGAATAGAAGTAAATAAAGAATTAGAAGTATTAGAGCAAACTATTGATAAAGCAATTTCTTTATTAAAACCAGGCGGAAGATTAGCTATAATTACTTTTCATTCATTAGAAGATAGAATAGTAAAAGAAAAGTTTAGAAAATTAAGTAAAGAATGCATATGTCCACCGGAAATACCTATATGTGTATGTAATCATAAAGCAAGTATAAAATTAATTACAAGAAAGCCAATTGCACCTTCAAAAGAAGAAATGAAAACTAATAGAAGAGCACATTCTTCAAAACTTAGAGTTTGCGAGAGGATTTAA
- the flgA gene encoding flagellar basal body P-ring formation chaperone FlgA yields MKINKFSIKMIVMLSFLFITTNIFALNILKNVVVNRKNVYLSDIILTTDTDQYNKSKKVLITELNEPGSIKEINGDYISLKLRSITNEKLVIPNKIIIKRNFEYIEKIKLKKIILEKVEEIYNNENYYIEVIINGGNKIKITKGKKEYELESTRLKDKKLGKYRVALNIVADNEVQQKIYFILDVKAKLIEYRLKENVKKGELFTLDKVEKREKYVYYKSYNNIIDIDKIKTMIYKNDFYKNHILSNSDFEIKKLIKKGERVKIKVNYNGIKIEDVAIAMEDGIEGQTIEVKNLRSNKIFYGKVSESGEILVEK; encoded by the coding sequence ATGAAGATAAATAAATTTTCTATAAAAATGATAGTTATGCTATCATTTTTATTTATTACAACAAATATTTTTGCATTGAATATACTAAAAAATGTTGTAGTTAATAGAAAAAATGTATATTTAAGCGATATAATTTTAACTACTGATACTGATCAATATAATAAATCCAAGAAAGTATTAATAACAGAATTAAATGAACCAGGAAGTATAAAAGAAATAAATGGTGATTATATAAGTTTAAAATTAAGATCTATTACGAATGAAAAACTTGTAATACCTAATAAAATAATTATAAAAAGAAATTTTGAATATATAGAAAAAATAAAATTAAAAAAAATAATTTTAGAGAAAGTAGAAGAAATATATAATAATGAAAATTATTATATAGAAGTAATAATTAATGGTGGAAATAAAATAAAAATCACTAAAGGAAAAAAAGAATATGAATTAGAAAGTACTAGACTTAAAGATAAAAAACTCGGAAAATACAGAGTTGCTTTAAATATAGTAGCTGATAATGAAGTTCAACAAAAAATATATTTTATTTTAGATGTAAAAGCAAAATTAATAGAGTATAGATTAAAAGAAAATGTAAAAAAAGGAGAGCTTTTTACATTGGATAAAGTAGAAAAAAGAGAAAAATATGTGTATTATAAATCATATAATAACATAATAGATATAGATAAAATAAAAACAATGATTTATAAAAATGATTTTTATAAAAATCATATTTTAAGTAATAGTGATTTTGAAATAAAAAAACTCATTAAAAAAGGTGAAAGAGTTAAAATAAAAGTTAATTATAATGGAATTAAAATAGAAGATGTAGCAATTGCAATGGAAGATGGAATAGAAGGTCAAACAATAGAAGTAAAAAATCTGAGAAGTAATAAAATTTTTTACGGTAAAGTAAGTGAAAGTGGAGAAATACTGGTCGAAAAATAA